One Stenotrophomonas maltophilia R551-3 genomic window, TTTAGAGAGGTACCCCACCCCGCGTCAACCCCTTGGAGCTACGCGAATTCACCGGCCTGTGCAATAGCTGTGGATGTTTTTGTGAATAAGTAGGGGACAAGCATTCCGAAGCCCTGCGCTCGGTGGTAGTCTGAGCCATCCATTTCCCCCCTTTCCGGCCTGTGTTTGGGCGCCTTGTCGCGTCCATGCCCCGGCCACCGGACGATTATTGCTGATGGATGCCTGGTCCCGTAGTCTCGAGCGCCTCGAAGCGGAGTTCCCGCCGGAAGACGTTCACACCTGGTTGAAGCCACTGCAGGCCGATCTGCGCGTGGACAGCCTGGTGCTGTATGCACCGAATGCCTTCATCGTCGACCAGGTACGCGAACTGTACCTGGCCCGGATCCGCGAACTGCTGGCCCACTTCGCCGGTTTCAGCGACGTTTTTCTTGAAATCGGCTCGCGCCCGCGGCCCGTGGAGGCGCAGAACGCGCCGTTTTCCACGCCGTCGGCACATGTTTCCAGCGAACCGCAGGTACCGTTCGCCGGCAACCTGGACAATCACTACACCTTCGCCAACTTCGTCGAAGGCCGCAGCAACCAGCTGGGCCTGGCCGCTGCCTTCCAGGCGGCGCAGAAGCCGGGCGACCGTGCGCACAATCCGCTGCTGCTGTACGGAGGCACCGGCCTGGGCAAGACCCACCTGATGTTCGCCGCCGGCAACGCCATGCGCCAGGCCAACCCGGGGGCGAAGGTGCTGTACCTGCGCTCGGAACAGTTCTTCAGCGCGATGATCCGGGCCTTGCAGGAAAAGACCATGGATCAGTTCAAGCGCCAGTTCCAGCAGGTGGACGCGCTGCTGATCGATGACATCCAGTTCTTCGCCGGCAAGGACCGCACCCAGGAAGAGTTCTTCCACACCTTCAACGCGTTGTTCGATGGCAAGCAGCAGATCATCCTGACCTGCGACCGCTATCCGCGCGAAGTTGAAGGCCTGGAAGCGCGCCTGAAGTCGCGGCTTGCCTGGGGCCTGTCGGTCGCGATCGAACCGCCGGACTTCGAGACCCGCGCGGCGATCGTGCTGGCCAAGGCCCGCGAGCGCGGTGCCGAGATTCCCGATGATGTTGCGTTCCTGATCGCCAAGAAGATGCGCTCCAACGTGCGCGACCTCGAGGGCGCGCTGAATACCCTGACCGCTCGTGCCAATTTCACCGGCCGTGCGATCACCACTGAATTCGCCCAGGAAACTCTGCGCGATCTGCTGCGCGCCCAGCAGCAGGCGATCAGCATTCCCAACATCCAGAAAACGGTTGCCGACTACTACGGCCTGCAGATCAAGGATCTGCTGTCCAAGCGCCGGACCCGTTCGCTGGCTCGTCCGCGCCAGGTCGCCATGGCCCTGACCAAGGAGCTGACCGAGCACAGCCTGCCTGAGATCGGCGACGCCTTCGCCGGTCGCGACCACACCACGGTGCTGCATGCCTGCCGTCAGATCCGCACCCTGATGGAGGCCGACGGCAAGCTCCGCGAGGACTGGGACAAGCTGATCCGGAAGCTGAGCGAATGATGCACGTCCGCCGATAAGGCGTCATCGCATAAAACGGTGCAAAATCCGGTAGCAAGCGCGGGACAGGGTGTGGATAAAAAAGCCGTTCGATTTCGCGGTAAATTTATCCACAGCTTTCCCCACCCCTTGGG contains:
- the dnaA gene encoding chromosomal replication initiator protein DnaA; protein product: MDAWSRSLERLEAEFPPEDVHTWLKPLQADLRVDSLVLYAPNAFIVDQVRELYLARIRELLAHFAGFSDVFLEIGSRPRPVEAQNAPFSTPSAHVSSEPQVPFAGNLDNHYTFANFVEGRSNQLGLAAAFQAAQKPGDRAHNPLLLYGGTGLGKTHLMFAAGNAMRQANPGAKVLYLRSEQFFSAMIRALQEKTMDQFKRQFQQVDALLIDDIQFFAGKDRTQEEFFHTFNALFDGKQQIILTCDRYPREVEGLEARLKSRLAWGLSVAIEPPDFETRAAIVLAKARERGAEIPDDVAFLIAKKMRSNVRDLEGALNTLTARANFTGRAITTEFAQETLRDLLRAQQQAISIPNIQKTVADYYGLQIKDLLSKRRTRSLARPRQVAMALTKELTEHSLPEIGDAFAGRDHTTVLHACRQIRTLMEADGKLREDWDKLIRKLSE